Genomic segment of Pseudomonas sp. DY-1:
GATCCGCAGGCGCGGTGGACCGCCGCGCCAGGCGGCCCAGCCTTCTTTGCCTACGCCACCCTCGACACCGCGCACGGCGTGATCCTGGATGTGGAAGCCACGCCGGCGCATCGGACCGCCGAAGTCGAGTCGACCAGGACGATGGTGGAGCGCGTCGAAGCGCAGTTCGACCTCACGCCGGAACGGCTCATCGGTGATACCGCCTATGGCACTGTCCCGATGCTGGCCTGGATGGTCGAAGAGAAGGACATCAAGCCGCATGTGCCGGTGTGGGACAAGACCGAGCGCAAGGACGACAGCCTCTCCAGCAATGACTTTCACTGGAATCAGGAGGCCAATGAATACCGCTGCCCAACCGGCAAACCGCTACGCAGTGAATGGCGCACCTTCACCCAACAGAGATCGCGGGTGACCAAGGCCAACACCATCATCTACCACTCCAGCCGAGCCGACTGCGCCACCTGCCCACTGAAAGCCAAGTGCTGTCCCAATACGCTGATCCGCAAGGTCGTGCGCAGCATCCATGAAGCTGCCCGCGACGTAGCGCGACGCATCGCCAAGACGCCGGAATAACTCCGCTCCCGCTGCGAGCGCAAGAAGGTGGAGATGCTCTTTGCCCACCTCAAACGGATCATGAAACTCGACCACATACGGCTGCGTGGCCTGACGGGTGCGACTGACGAGTTCACCTTGGCCGCGACGGTGCAAAACCTGCGACGCATGGCAAAGCTTTTGCCTCAAGGGCCACTGCTCACGGGATAGGTACGCCTACTGCGAGCAGAAACCCTCGAATTAACCCGCAAACCTGAGCCCGGTGGCTCAGTGAAACGCCGAAAGGCAACTTGGAGTGGCTGGTAGCCACTTCGAACGCTGGCACACCTCGCCGGCTGGCTGCCGCAGAACCGCCTTTTTCAACAGAATCGGCCGGGAGCTGCCTCTCAGCAGCGGAAGCAATTGCCCCTCAGCAGCCTCATTGTCGCGGTCTGCCCCCGACTGTTTGGGGAGGCCTAGCCTTCACGTCATCGAGAGACCTATCAGCCTGAAGGACTTTAGGCTGAGCGACTAGTCTTACTGATTGAACTTCAGATTGGCATCCGCCTCGCGTGCTCAGCGTAGGCGTTGAGGGAAATCCCTCATTGTCTGGCGGTGTTGCACCTTTCTAGCATTGCTCTCGGTAATCGACCCGATCGACGGAGAAGAATCATGACTACCGTACCGACTGACGACAAGCGCCCGACCCCTGACCCGGCCGAGGACAATGCTTTTTTCCCTTCGCCGTACTCTCTCAGCCAGTTCACGTCATCCAAATCCGACCTCAGTGGAGCCGACTATCCGACCCCCTATCGCGGAGGGCGTTGGAAGGTCTTGATGATCGGGGCCGATGAGCGCTATTTGCTGACGGACAACGGCACCCAGTTTTCGACGGGAAACCACCCCGTAGAGACATTGCTGCCCATGTACCATATGGATAAAGCCGGGTTTGCCTTCGACATCGCGACCCTGTCCGGAAACCCGGTCAAATTCGAGTTCTGGGCCATGCCCTCCGAAGACGCCGAGGTGAAAGGGCAGTACGCCAAGTATCGCGACCAGTTCAAGACCCCGCTCAAACTGGCTGATGTGATCGAGCAGAAGCTGGGCGAAGACTCCGACTATATCGGCGTGTTCATTCCTGGCGGACACGGGGCCTTGATCGGTCTGCCCAGGAGCGAAGATGTGAAAAAGGTCCTTCAATGGGCTTCGGCAAACGACAAGTTCGTGATCTCCCTTTGTCATGGCCCTGCGGCTCTGCTCGCAGCAGGCATCGGTGAAAGCCGGGACACCTGCATCTACAACGGCTACAAGATCTGCGCGTTTCCCGATGATCTGGACGCGAAGACCCCTGACATCGGTTACATGCCCGGCCATCTGACTTGGAAATTCGGGGAGGAACTGAAGGCGCTGGGTCTTGAGATCATCAACCAGGACATCTCGGGTGCAACCCACCAGGACCGGAAGCTGCTCACCGGCGACAGCCCGCTCGCGGGCAACGCTCTGGGTAAGCTGGCGGCCGCCGCGTTGCTGAAAGAGGTCGCAGCGGGGTGACTCAGGACATGGCCGAGGCGGCATTTCGAGCCGCCCTTGCGATCGAGAGTGCTCAAACGCTTTCGGTGATCCAGGAGTCAGTCCGCGCCTCTGCCATGCCGTTTGGTTACGACCGCTTCGTCCTGTTTTCCGCTACATCGGCACGAGACGAAGTGGTCGAACGCATCTACTGGGTCGAGGGTAACTGGTTCGATGACCAGGCTACGGTCGACGCACAGACCTATGTCCGGCGTTGTCCGGTAACGCGCCATATCCTTGAGGCCCGTGAGCCCTTTTACTGGAGCAAGGTGAAGGGCAACGGCGGCGAGCTTTACCGGGTGGTTCGCACTCCGGTGGGCCCCGGCATTCATGGGTTGCAAATACCTGTATTCGGTCCACTGGGGCTTGAAGGTGCCATGAGCCTTGGCGGAGAGCGGGTGGATGCGACTCATCGAGTTCGCCTAGCGCTGAGCATCGTGGCCACGGCTGCGTTTTTCTCCGCTCGCCGGTTGCTGGAGTCGCCAGTGGGCGAGGTATACAGAAAACTTTCCGAGCGTGAGCGCGAAGTCCTAGCGTGGATTGCTGCAGGAAAACGTCAGGCGGATATTGCCGCAACGCTCGGTCTGTCGGAGCGTACGGTGGAAAACCATTTGCGTTCGGCGCGTCGCCGTCTTGGCGTTGCAACAACGGCCCAGGCCATCAGCTTTGCCATACGCAACGGTGATCTGGAGGGCTAGGAGGGGCTAGGATGAGCGCGTGTGCGCTGATAACCGGAGCAGCCTGCCTTATGCCATGTCCGCTTTTGGCCAATTCTGTTGGAAAAGTCCAACCTTAATTTTTGCCCGAGAAAGTAGGCTCCTTACGTTGAAATCTGAGCCAAATTCCGGCACTGAACTGCCCCAGTTTTTGCGTAGCGACACGTCAATCGTGCGATTTTCGGCTTTGCGTGAGCGAGCCTGGACGACACCCACTTTTTCAACAGAATCGGCCGGTAGCTGACATTCGGGACTGGCAGCTTTCGGCTGTGGATTCAATTGGTCGACGCAAAGCCCCGCTGAATGCTTTAGCCAATCCGTTGCATCCATCGGTGGAATCCGCAATTGGCTGGCTGCCAGTCGAACGCAACTCAGCAATGTCACGGCCAAGCCCCGGCCTCGAGGCGACACAGGCTGATCACACCCGATCAGCCTGTGTCGCGGAGGTTGAGGCGTAATGCCGCCGCGCCGTCACTCAGGAATTGAGCGCGGCATCGGCCGTCATCTGCTGGTCACCGGCACCCGCATGGCGGCGCACTTTGAACCAGGCGGCATACAGCGCTGGGACAAAGAAGATTGTCAGCAATGTCGCCACGGTGAGGCCGCCCATGATCGCAATCGCCATCGGCCCCCAGAACACGCTGCGCGTCAGCGGGATCATTGCCAGCACGGTAGCCAGCGCCGTCAGCATCACCGGGCGGGCCCGGCAGATGGCAGCATCCAGCACCGCATTCCACGGGTCACGGCCCTGCGAAATCTCGATCTGCACCTGGTCGATCAGAATCACCGAGTTACGCATGATCATCCCCCCAGGGCGATTCACTTACCTCCCGGCGATCGGGCCTATGCCGAACGCTGGAAAGCCATCAAGTTCGCCTTCCCCAAACGCCTGACCAACGCCGAACCTCGCACCGATACCCAACAAAAGCGTGGGGAACGCGGCATCTGGCAGCGGCGCTATTGGGAACACCTGATCCGCGACGACCTCAATGACCAACGGCACTTCGATTGCATCCACTTCAACCCGGTGAAGCATGGCCATGTGCGGCATGCGCAGGAATGGCCGTTTTCGAGTTTCGATCGCGCGGTGAAAGACGGGATTTATCCGGCGGATTGGGCAGGGCATGAATCGGACGCCGAGGGCGGGCGTTGGAGGGAGTGAACGGGTGGATGAAGCCCGGCGCATTGGTGGATGAAAAGAGCGTCATCCACCCTTGCAGGGTCACACTTCTCCAACTCCACTCAGCCAAATCCCACACCCCAACTGCATTGCCGCTTCCCCACCCTGCCCATAGCCTCTGTCCCCGGCGCCTAAGAAACGCTTACTCACACAGCGGACCAACCGCTCCCGAAAGCTCAGCGGCTTTTTTGTGCTCGCGGCATACTCGCACCCGCACAAAACCTCTGCTCTGTCGGGAGTGGGCTAATACAAGACCCGTAAGGGGAATACGCCCGGCCTCTGTGTGGGTTTCTTAACTCCCGACGCCAACAGCCTTAAGAAAGCTGCTCACACAGAGGTAATGGATATGCCCGAGTTTCCCGAGTTTCCCCAGTTTCACCCCGCCCCTCCCCCGGACGCCGAAGTCCTCCTGCCCGCCACCTTCATCCGTCACAAGCGCCAGCTACGAGCCGTGCTGCTGGATGAAGAACCCTGGTTTTCCGCTAGCGATCTGGCCCGACTGATCAACCACGCGCCGTTGCCCGAGCGGGTGTCTCGCAACCTGGATGAAGATCAATTGCAGCGCGTCTGGATGCGCAACAGCCATGGCGACTTCGAGCAGGAGTTGCTGGTCAGCGAGTCCGGCGTGTACACCGTGCTGATCCTCTACTACCACCGGGAAGAATCGCTGCATCCGCCAATGGCTCACCCGCGAGGTGATTCCTCGCCTGCGGGAAGAGGAACGCTTCCACGCCCAGCGACCCTATCGCGAAGTGATCCAGGGGCAGGAGCGGACTGCTCGCAGAGACCGGAGATGCCTGCCGGAACAACGGCACTCCATCACTCTTTGACTACCTGCCCACCAGTTCCGAAACAGACCACACTTTCCGCTAATCGAAGCGACTGGCGAGGCATTCAATCGGCGTCGCCCCCCTAATGCGACGCCAAGAACTCCTCAGGCGGATGGATCCATGACCTCAGCATGCCTGGGCAGGCCGATGGAAATCAGGGCAGCCAGCAGCACAAAGGCTGTAGATACCCACAGACAGGCCTCCAGCCCATAGGCCTGGAAGATCCAGCCGGAAAGCAGCGTGCCCAGCAAACGACCGAGGGCGTTGGACATGTAGTAGAAGCCCACGTCCAGCGACACACCATCCTCCTTGGCGTAGGAGACGATCAGATAGCTGTGCAGCGAGGAGTTCACCGCGAACAGCACCCCAAACAGCATCAGGCCGCCAAGCAGCACCGGCTGCGCTGACCAGCCTGCCGAAAGGCCGATGGCGATGGCTGCCGGCATCGCTGCCAGCATGCTGGCCCAGACAAAGGCAGCGCGGCCATCCGGCACGTGACCATGCTGCTTGCCAGTGATCGCCGGGGCGAGGGACTGGACGATGCCATAGCCGATGATCCAGGCGGCAAGGAAGCCACCGACCAGCCAGAAGTCCCAGCCGAATACCGTACTCAGGTAGACCGGCAGTGCCACCACGAACCAGACATCGCGGGCACCGAACAGGAACAGCCGCGCGGCCGAGAGAATGTTGATCGCCCGGCTCTTGGAGAGGATGTCGCGAAACTTCGGCTTGGCCTTGGCCTTGCCCAGGTCCCTTTTCAGCATGACCAGGCTACCGAGCCAGATCAGCGCCAGCACCGTCGCCATGGCCAGTACCGCCCCCGCGAACCCCAACAGGGCCAACAGCGCCCCGCCAAGGAAGAACCCCACGCCCTTCAGGGCATTCTTCGAGCCGGTGAGGATCGCCACCCACCTGTACAACGTGCCCTGCTGGCTGTCCGGCACCAGGAGCCTGATCGTGCTCTTGGCGCTCATCTTGTTGAGGTCCTTGGCAATACCCGACAACGCCTGGGCGCCCATCACCCATGGGATGGTGAGCCAGGCCGGCGGCACCGCGAGCATCAGCAGCGCGATGACCTGCATGCCGAGGCCGATGTTCATGGTGCGGTTAAGGCCCAGGCGGGCACCCAGGTAGCCACCCACCAGGTTGGTGATGACGCCGAAGATCTCGTAGAACAAGAACAGCGCGGCGATCTGGAGTGGCGTGTAGCCCAGCGTGTGGAAGTGCAGCACCACCAACATGCGCAGCGCGCCATCGGTGAGGGTGAATGCCCAGTAGTTGCCGGTCACCAGCAGGTACTGGCGGACTTCAGTGGAGAGGCCTGACAGCACCTTCATGATCGCCGTTTGCTCCCTCTTAACCTGCCAGACCAACCAACTTCGCCAGTTCAACGGCCCGGTTGGCGTAGCCCCATTCGTTGTCATACCAGGCATAGAGCTTCACCTGGGTGCCGTTGACCACCATGGTCGATAGCGCGTCGATGATCGAGGAACGCGGGTCGGTGCGGTAATCGATGGACACCAGCGGACGTTCCTCGTAGCCGAGGATGCCCTTCAGCTCATACTCGGCAGCCGCCTTGAGCAGTTGGTTGACCTCCTCCACCGAAGTCGCTCGCTCCACTTCGAATACACAATCGGTCAAGGATGCGTTGGCCAGCGGTACACGTACTGCGTGACCATTCAGGCGACCACGCAGCTCGGGGAAGATTTCAGCGATGGCGGTGGCCGAACCCGTCGTGGTGGGGATCAGGCTCATCCCCGAAGCACGGGCGCGGCGCAGATCCTTGTGTGGCTGGTCGAGAATGCTCTGGGTGTTGGTCAGATCGTGGATGGTGGTGATCGAGCCGTGACGGATACCGAGGTTCCCGTGGATCACCTTGACCACCGGGGCCAGGCAGTTGGTGGTGCAGGACGCGGCGGTGACGATGCGATGCTGCGCCGGGTCGAACAGATGCTGGTTGACACCCATGACCACATTCAGCGCGCCTTGCTCCTTCACCGGCGCGCACACTACTACGCGCTTCACGCCCTGATCCAGGTAAGCCTGGAGCACTGCGACGGTCTTCATCTTGCCACTGGCCTCGATCACCAGATCGCAGTCGGACCAATCGGTGTCGGAGATGGCCTTGTTGGCAGTGACCTGGATGCGCTTGCCGTCGATCATCACACCGTCGCCCTCGGCGCTGGCTTCGCGCTGCCAGCGACCATGTACCGAGTCGAAGTTGATCAAATGGGCATGGGTGGCGGCGTCGCCCGCAACGTCATTGATGCGGACGAACTCAAACTCCGGCCAGTCCCATGCCGCCCGCAGCGCCAGGCGACCGATACGACCGAAACCGTTGATACCGACTTTGATGCTCATGCTCGTGCTCTCGTATGAATGCTGGATCAGATGGAACGTTGGTTGACGCGTTTGGACAGCTCTTCAGCCGACTCCTTGCGCTCGGAGTAGCGGTCGACCAGGTAGTCCGAGCGCTCACGCAGCAAGAGGGTGAACTTCACCAGCTCCTCCATGACGTCCACCACACGGTCGTAGAAAGAGGACGGCTTCATCCTCCCCGCCTCATCGAACTCCAGGTAGGCCTTGGGCACCGAGGACTGGTTGGGGATGGTGAACATGCGCATCCAGCGACCCAGCACGCGCAGCTGGTTTACCACGTTGAACGACTGCGAGCCGCCGCAGACCTGCATCACCGCCAGGGTCTTGCCCTGGGTCGGACGCACCGCGCCCATGGCCAGAGGAATCCAGTCGATCTGTGCCTTGAACACCGCGCTCATCGAACCGTGGCGCTCTGGCGAGCACCACACCTGCCCCTCCGACCAGAGCACGAGTTCACGCAACTCCTGCACCTTGGGGTGGCTGTCCGGCACGTCATCGGGCAGCGG
This window contains:
- the hchA gene encoding glyoxalase III HchA, which translates into the protein MTTVPTDDKRPTPDPAEDNAFFPSPYSLSQFTSSKSDLSGADYPTPYRGGRWKVLMIGADERYLLTDNGTQFSTGNHPVETLLPMYHMDKAGFAFDIATLSGNPVKFEFWAMPSEDAEVKGQYAKYRDQFKTPLKLADVIEQKLGEDSDYIGVFIPGGHGALIGLPRSEDVKKVLQWASANDKFVISLCHGPAALLAAGIGESRDTCIYNGYKICAFPDDLDAKTPDIGYMPGHLTWKFGEELKALGLEIINQDISGATHQDRKLLTGDSPLAGNALGKLAAAALLKEVAAG
- a CDS encoding PA1136 family autoinducer-binding transcriptional regulator codes for the protein MTQDMAEAAFRAALAIESAQTLSVIQESVRASAMPFGYDRFVLFSATSARDEVVERIYWVEGNWFDDQATVDAQTYVRRCPVTRHILEAREPFYWSKVKGNGGELYRVVRTPVGPGIHGLQIPVFGPLGLEGAMSLGGERVDATHRVRLALSIVATAAFFSARRLLESPVGEVYRKLSEREREVLAWIAAGKRQADIAATLGLSERTVENHLRSARRRLGVATTAQAISFAIRNGDLEG
- the arsJ gene encoding organoarsenical effux MFS transporter ArsJ — encoded protein: MKVLSGLSTEVRQYLLVTGNYWAFTLTDGALRMLVVLHFHTLGYTPLQIAALFLFYEIFGVITNLVGGYLGARLGLNRTMNIGLGMQVIALLMLAVPPAWLTIPWVMGAQALSGIAKDLNKMSAKSTIRLLVPDSQQGTLYRWVAILTGSKNALKGVGFFLGGALLALLGFAGAVLAMATVLALIWLGSLVMLKRDLGKAKAKPKFRDILSKSRAINILSAARLFLFGARDVWFVVALPVYLSTVFGWDFWLVGGFLAAWIIGYGIVQSLAPAITGKQHGHVPDGRAAFVWASMLAAMPAAIAIGLSAGWSAQPVLLGGLMLFGVLFAVNSSLHSYLIVSYAKEDGVSLDVGFYYMSNALGRLLGTLLSGWIFQAYGLEACLWVSTAFVLLAALISIGLPRHAEVMDPSA
- a CDS encoding ArsJ-associated glyceraldehyde-3-phosphate dehydrogenase, giving the protein MSIKVGINGFGRIGRLALRAAWDWPEFEFVRINDVAGDAATHAHLINFDSVHGRWQREASAEGDGVMIDGKRIQVTANKAISDTDWSDCDLVIEASGKMKTVAVLQAYLDQGVKRVVVCAPVKEQGALNVVMGVNQHLFDPAQHRIVTAASCTTNCLAPVVKVIHGNLGIRHGSITTIHDLTNTQSILDQPHKDLRRARASGMSLIPTTTGSATAIAEIFPELRGRLNGHAVRVPLANASLTDCVFEVERATSVEEVNQLLKAAAEYELKGILGYEERPLVSIDYRTDPRSSIIDALSTMVVNGTQVKLYAWYDNEWGYANRAVELAKLVGLAG
- the arsH gene encoding arsenical resistance protein ArsH gives rise to the protein MTDDHIPNLDADLVDLPTLDKLGSMLSATHKPRILLLYGSTRERSFSRLLTEEAARLLQHFGAETRIFDPSGLPLPDDVPDSHPKVQELRELVLWSEGQVWCSPERHGSMSAVFKAQIDWIPLAMGAVRPTQGKTLAVMQVCGGSQSFNVVNQLRVLGRWMRMFTIPNQSSVPKAYLEFDEAGRMKPSSFYDRVVDVMEELVKFTLLLRERSDYLVDRYSERKESAEELSKRVNQRSI